One genomic window of Bactrocera dorsalis isolate Fly_Bdor chromosome 4, ASM2337382v1, whole genome shotgun sequence includes the following:
- the LOC105224942 gene encoding apyrase isoform X4 produces the protein MKLLTIITLFVPLISADIFPLSIIHINDFHARFEPTDTSGGTCDAGEECIGGLARTIYTVKRLLEEQKDQNPVYFNAGDSFQGTLWYNIGRWNVTSQFLNMLPADAMTLGNHEFDHGIEGVVPFLESINSPMLVANMDARDEPDMQGKYQKSIIIERSNRKIGVIGVILETTYDLANTGNLIFQNESTAIREEAQKLREQGANIIIAITHCGYDVDKLIAQHAADDVDVIVGSHSHTFLYTGDKLPGPDTPYGPYPTEVVHENGHRILIVQAAAYAKYVGNITVYFDDDGNVVDYSGAPIYMGSSVPEDSDIVEAMKPWQEIIDAQGSVVVGETKVELAMSTCSDSECNLGNYFCDAMIHAFTGLTPYSEGLWSNVSIGIVNTGALRVPLSPGNITYSHIVTMSPFENKLTAFNIPGHKLIEALEYSVSPIDLDSGVTSSYRFIQVSGLKITYNYANPTGERVVDIKVRCSECDIPVYEDFDSTKIYRVVAPDFLAEGGDGFAMLRDYGYDFQKEMSDLDALLSYTTQVTPIFIGKEKRITVLRK, from the exons ATGAAGTTGTTGACGATAATCACACTGTTCGTGCCACTCATTAGTGCCGATATATTCCCGTTATCCATTATCCACATTAATGATTTTCACGCAAG ATTCGAGCCTACGGATACATCAGGCGGCACGTGTGATGCTGGCGAAGAATGCATCGGCGGCTTGGCGCGAACCATTTACACTGTAAAGCGATTACTCGAAGAACAAAAGGACCAAAATCCGGTTTACTTCAATGCAGGCGACAGTTTTCAGGGCACACTTTGGTACAATATCGGGCGTTGGAATGTGACAAGCCAGTTTCTGAATATGCTTCCCGCAGATGCTATG ACACTCGGCAATCATGAGTTTGATCATGGCATTGAGGGTGTTGTGCCATTTCTGGAGAGCATCAATTCACCTATGTTGGTAGCAAATATGGATGCAAGAGATGAACCGGATATGCAGGGCAAATACCAAAAATCGATAATAATCGAACGTAGTAACAGGAAAATCGGTGTCATCGGCGTTATTCTCGAAACCACCTAT GATTTAGCCAATACTGGTAATTTGATCTTCCAAAATGAAAGCACTGCCATACGTGAGGAAGCTCAAAAGCTGAGAGAACAGGGTGCTAATATAATTATTGCCATTACGCATTGCGGCTATGATGTGGATAAATTAATTGCACAGCATGCCGCTGATGATGTCGATGTTATAGTGGGATCCCACTCGCATACTTTCCTATATACGGGCGATAAATTACCCGGTCCAGACACGCCATATGGTCCGTATCCCACCGAAGTTGTGCACGAAAATGGTCATCGCATTTTGATTGTTCAAGCGGCAGCTTATGCGAAATATGTTGGAAATATAACAGTATACTTCGATGATGATGGCAACGTGGTCGACTACTCGGGTGCACCGATTTATATGGGATCCAGTGTGCCAGAGG ACTCCGACATTGTTGAAGCTATGAAGCCATGGCAAGAGATCATTGATGCGCAGGGTTCGGTAGTTGTTGGTGAGACAAAGGTCGAATTGGCAATGTCAACATGCAGCGATTCTGAGTGCAATTTGGGAAATTATTTCTGTGATGCAATGATTCATGCT TTCACTGGCTTAACACCGTATTCGGAGGGATTGTGGTCTAACGTTTCCATTGGAATTGTAAATACCGGTGCACTGCGTGTACCCTTGTCCCCAGGAa ATATTACTTATTCGCACATAGTGACGATGTCACCGTTTGAAAACAAACTCACTGCATTCAACATACCTGGTCATAAGCTAATAGAAGCATTGGAATACAGTGTTAGTCCCATTGATTTGGATAGTGGAGTTACCAGCTCCTACAGATTTATTCAAGTATCTGGCCTTAAGATAACCTACAATTATGCTAACCCAACCGGAGAAAGAGTGGTCGATATTAAAGTTCGTTGCTCCGAGTGTGATATACCTGTTTACGAGGATTTCGATTCTACAAAAATTTATCGTGTTGTCGCACCAGATTTTCTAGCAGAAGGAGGCGATGGTTTCGCAATGTTAAGAGATTATGGCTATGATTTTCA AAAAGAGATGTCCGACTTGGATGCTCTGCTTTCATACACAACTCAAGTAACTCCAATTTTCATCGGAAAGGAAAAACGTATTACTGTACTACGGAAGTAA
- the LOC105224942 gene encoding apyrase isoform X1 — MKLLTIITLFVPLISADIFPLSIIHINDFHARFEPTDTSGGTCDAGEECIGGLARTIYTVKRLLEEQKDQNPVYFNAGDSFQGTLWYNIGRWNVTSQFLNMLPADAMTLGNHEFDHGIEGVVPFLESINSPMLVANMDARDEPDMQGKYQKSIIIERSNRKIGVIGVILETTYDLANTGNLIFQNESTAIREEAQKLREQGANIIIAITHCGYDVDKLIAQHAADDVDVIVGSHSHTFLYTGDKLPGPDTPYGPYPTEVVHENGHRILIVQAAAYAKYVGNITVYFDDDGNVVDYSGAPIYMGSSVPEDEEVLKLRQIWATNITTEGNVVVGTSRVTLPNYNCAHSECNIGNLYTDAILHAFLRLEPYNTNKWANASIAITTSAEMRASIRRGNVTYKEAFELCSYEGDLIAFELTGKYLLEALEYSVSSIDLENNVNETYKFLHSSGIRVTYDLRAAKENRVVSAEVRCTDCAIPFYEPLSPNKTYRIVAAKYVATGGYGYSMFANYGSSRNTLPVNELTALIDYFKVENPIIMGLQGRIKLVQINKNF; from the exons ATGAAGTTGTTGACGATAATCACACTGTTCGTGCCACTCATTAGTGCCGATATATTCCCGTTATCCATTATCCACATTAATGATTTTCACGCAAG ATTCGAGCCTACGGATACATCAGGCGGCACGTGTGATGCTGGCGAAGAATGCATCGGCGGCTTGGCGCGAACCATTTACACTGTAAAGCGATTACTCGAAGAACAAAAGGACCAAAATCCGGTTTACTTCAATGCAGGCGACAGTTTTCAGGGCACACTTTGGTACAATATCGGGCGTTGGAATGTGACAAGCCAGTTTCTGAATATGCTTCCCGCAGATGCTATG ACACTCGGCAATCATGAGTTTGATCATGGCATTGAGGGTGTTGTGCCATTTCTGGAGAGCATCAATTCACCTATGTTGGTAGCAAATATGGATGCAAGAGATGAACCGGATATGCAGGGCAAATACCAAAAATCGATAATAATCGAACGTAGTAACAGGAAAATCGGTGTCATCGGCGTTATTCTCGAAACCACCTAT GATTTAGCCAATACTGGTAATTTGATCTTCCAAAATGAAAGCACTGCCATACGTGAGGAAGCTCAAAAGCTGAGAGAACAGGGTGCTAATATAATTATTGCCATTACGCATTGCGGCTATGATGTGGATAAATTAATTGCACAGCATGCCGCTGATGATGTCGATGTTATAGTGGGATCCCACTCGCATACTTTCCTATATACGGGCGATAAATTACCCGGTCCAGACACGCCATATGGTCCGTATCCCACCGAAGTTGTGCACGAAAATGGTCATCGCATTTTGATTGTTCAAGCGGCAGCTTATGCGAAATATGTTGGAAATATAACAGTATACTTCGATGATGATGGCAACGTGGTCGACTACTCGGGTGCACCGATTTATATGGGATCCAGTGTGCCAGAGG atgaGGAAGTTTTAAAGCTGAGACAAATTTGGGCTACTAATATCACTACTGAGGgcaatgttgttgttggaacTTCCAGAGTAACATTACCAAATTATAACTGTGCTCATTCTGAGTGCAATATCGGAAATTTATACACTGACGCTATTTTGCATGCG TTTTTACGCTTGGAGCCATACAACACAAATAAATGGGCCAATGCCTCAATAGCTATAACAACTAGTGCTGAAATGCGTGCTTCCATTCGACGTGGCA aCGTTACTTACAAAGAAGCTTTTGAACTTTGCTCGTACGAAGGTGACCTTATAGCATTTGAATTGACTGGTAAATATTTGCTGGAAGCTCTAGAGTACAGTGTCTCATCAATTGATCTAGAAAACAATGTCAACGAGACTTATAAGTTTTTACATAGTTCAGGCATTAGAGTGACGTACGATCTTCGGGCTGCCAAAGAAAATCGAGTTGTGAGTGCAGAAGTGCGTTGTACTGACTGCGCTATTCCCTTTTATGAACCATTATCTCCAAATAAGACTTATCGTATTGTTGCTGCCAAGTATGTTGCCACCGGAGGTTATGGATATTCAATGTTTGCAAATTATGGATCATCGCGCAA CACACTTCCGGTGAATGAACTGACAGCTTTAATCGATTATTTCAAAGTTGAAAACCCGATAATTATGGGCTTGCAGGGACGAATTAAATTAGTAcagataaacaaaaatttctaa
- the LOC105224942 gene encoding apyrase isoform X2 has product MKLLTIITLFVPLISADIFPLSIIHINDFHARFEPTDTSGGTCDAGEECIGGLARTIYTVKRLLEEQKDQNPVYFNAGDSFQGTLWYNIGRWNVTSQFLNMLPADAMTLGNHEFDHGIEGVVPFLESINSPMLVANMDARDEPDMQGKYQKSIIIERSNRKIGVIGVILETTYDLANTGNLIFQNESTAIREEAQKLREQGANIIIAITHCGYDVDKLIAQHAADDVDVIVGSHSHTFLYTGDKLPGPDTPYGPYPTEVVHENGHRILIVQAAAYAKYVGNITVYFDDDGNVVDYSGAPIYMGSSVPEDPETAAAIVPIKEEMDKVGAVVQGETKVELRKSTCSSDECNLGNFFCDAMIHAFTGLTPYSEGLWSNVSIGIVNTGALRVPLSPGNITYSHIVTMSPFENKLTAFNIPGHKLIEALEYSVSPIDLDSGVTSSYRFIQVSGLKITYNYANPTGERVVDIKVRCSECDIPVYEDFDSTKIYRVVAPDFLAEGGDGFAMLRDYGYDFQKEMSDLDALLSYTTQVTPIFIGKEKRITVLRK; this is encoded by the exons ATGAAGTTGTTGACGATAATCACACTGTTCGTGCCACTCATTAGTGCCGATATATTCCCGTTATCCATTATCCACATTAATGATTTTCACGCAAG ATTCGAGCCTACGGATACATCAGGCGGCACGTGTGATGCTGGCGAAGAATGCATCGGCGGCTTGGCGCGAACCATTTACACTGTAAAGCGATTACTCGAAGAACAAAAGGACCAAAATCCGGTTTACTTCAATGCAGGCGACAGTTTTCAGGGCACACTTTGGTACAATATCGGGCGTTGGAATGTGACAAGCCAGTTTCTGAATATGCTTCCCGCAGATGCTATG ACACTCGGCAATCATGAGTTTGATCATGGCATTGAGGGTGTTGTGCCATTTCTGGAGAGCATCAATTCACCTATGTTGGTAGCAAATATGGATGCAAGAGATGAACCGGATATGCAGGGCAAATACCAAAAATCGATAATAATCGAACGTAGTAACAGGAAAATCGGTGTCATCGGCGTTATTCTCGAAACCACCTAT GATTTAGCCAATACTGGTAATTTGATCTTCCAAAATGAAAGCACTGCCATACGTGAGGAAGCTCAAAAGCTGAGAGAACAGGGTGCTAATATAATTATTGCCATTACGCATTGCGGCTATGATGTGGATAAATTAATTGCACAGCATGCCGCTGATGATGTCGATGTTATAGTGGGATCCCACTCGCATACTTTCCTATATACGGGCGATAAATTACCCGGTCCAGACACGCCATATGGTCCGTATCCCACCGAAGTTGTGCACGAAAATGGTCATCGCATTTTGATTGTTCAAGCGGCAGCTTATGCGAAATATGTTGGAAATATAACAGTATACTTCGATGATGATGGCAACGTGGTCGACTACTCGGGTGCACCGATTTATATGGGATCCAGTGTGCCAGAGG ACCCAGAAACTGCGGCTGCAATTGTACCTATTAAAGAGGAGATGGATAAGGTAGGGGCAGTTGTTCAGGGTGAGACTAAAGTGGAGTTGAGAAAATCAACCTGTAGCAGTGATGAGTGCAATTTGGGAAACTTCTTTTGTGATGCTATGATACACGCT TTCACTGGCTTAACACCGTATTCGGAGGGATTGTGGTCTAACGTTTCCATTGGAATTGTAAATACCGGTGCACTGCGTGTACCCTTGTCCCCAGGAa ATATTACTTATTCGCACATAGTGACGATGTCACCGTTTGAAAACAAACTCACTGCATTCAACATACCTGGTCATAAGCTAATAGAAGCATTGGAATACAGTGTTAGTCCCATTGATTTGGATAGTGGAGTTACCAGCTCCTACAGATTTATTCAAGTATCTGGCCTTAAGATAACCTACAATTATGCTAACCCAACCGGAGAAAGAGTGGTCGATATTAAAGTTCGTTGCTCCGAGTGTGATATACCTGTTTACGAGGATTTCGATTCTACAAAAATTTATCGTGTTGTCGCACCAGATTTTCTAGCAGAAGGAGGCGATGGTTTCGCAATGTTAAGAGATTATGGCTATGATTTTCA AAAAGAGATGTCCGACTTGGATGCTCTGCTTTCATACACAACTCAAGTAACTCCAATTTTCATCGGAAAGGAAAAACGTATTACTGTACTACGGAAGTAA
- the LOC105224942 gene encoding apyrase isoform X3 produces MKLLTIITLFVPLISADIFPLSIIHINDFHARFEPTDTSGGTCDAGEECIGGLARTIYTVKRLLEEQKDQNPVYFNAGDSFQGTLWYNIGRWNVTSQFLNMLPADAMTLGNHEFDHGIEGVVPFLESINSPMLVANMDARDEPDMQGKYQKSIIIERSNRKIGVIGVILETTYDLANTGNLIFQNESTAIREEAQKLREQGANIIIAITHCGYDVDKLIAQHAADDVDVIVGSHSHTFLYTGDKLPGPDTPYGPYPTEVVHENGHRILIVQAAAYAKYVGNITVYFDDDGNVVDYSGAPIYMGSSVPEDSDIVEAMKPWQEIIDAQGSVVVGETKVELAMSTCSDSECNLGNYFCDAMIHAFAGLTPYSEMPWSNVSIGLINTGGLRVPLRKGTLTYAHLVTMSPFENVLTAFNLPGHKLLEALEFSVQPIDLKSNTTNSPIYMQVAGLKITYNYNNPVGERVVDIKVRCADCAIPVYEDFDSRKIYRIVAPDFLAEGGGGFTMFRDYGSDWQKEMTDIDALLSFTRNTSPIYIGREKRISVLG; encoded by the exons ATGAAGTTGTTGACGATAATCACACTGTTCGTGCCACTCATTAGTGCCGATATATTCCCGTTATCCATTATCCACATTAATGATTTTCACGCAAG ATTCGAGCCTACGGATACATCAGGCGGCACGTGTGATGCTGGCGAAGAATGCATCGGCGGCTTGGCGCGAACCATTTACACTGTAAAGCGATTACTCGAAGAACAAAAGGACCAAAATCCGGTTTACTTCAATGCAGGCGACAGTTTTCAGGGCACACTTTGGTACAATATCGGGCGTTGGAATGTGACAAGCCAGTTTCTGAATATGCTTCCCGCAGATGCTATG ACACTCGGCAATCATGAGTTTGATCATGGCATTGAGGGTGTTGTGCCATTTCTGGAGAGCATCAATTCACCTATGTTGGTAGCAAATATGGATGCAAGAGATGAACCGGATATGCAGGGCAAATACCAAAAATCGATAATAATCGAACGTAGTAACAGGAAAATCGGTGTCATCGGCGTTATTCTCGAAACCACCTAT GATTTAGCCAATACTGGTAATTTGATCTTCCAAAATGAAAGCACTGCCATACGTGAGGAAGCTCAAAAGCTGAGAGAACAGGGTGCTAATATAATTATTGCCATTACGCATTGCGGCTATGATGTGGATAAATTAATTGCACAGCATGCCGCTGATGATGTCGATGTTATAGTGGGATCCCACTCGCATACTTTCCTATATACGGGCGATAAATTACCCGGTCCAGACACGCCATATGGTCCGTATCCCACCGAAGTTGTGCACGAAAATGGTCATCGCATTTTGATTGTTCAAGCGGCAGCTTATGCGAAATATGTTGGAAATATAACAGTATACTTCGATGATGATGGCAACGTGGTCGACTACTCGGGTGCACCGATTTATATGGGATCCAGTGTGCCAGAGG ACTCCGACATTGTTGAAGCTATGAAGCCATGGCAAGAGATCATTGATGCGCAGGGTTCGGTAGTTGTTGGTGAGACAAAGGTCGAATTGGCAATGTCAACATGCAGCGATTCTGAGTGCAATTTGGGAAATTATTTCTGTGATGCAATGATTCATGCT TTTGCTGGTTTAACTCCGTATTCGGAAATGCCATGGTCAAATGTTTCTATTGGCCTGATAAATACAGGCGGTCTACGAGTGCCGCTTAGGAAAGGAA CTCTAACATATGCGCATTTGGTCACAATGTCTCCATTCGAAAATGTACTGACCGCCTTCAATTTACCGGGGCATAAGCTCTTAGAAGCATTGGAATTTAGTGTGCAACCGATAGATTTAAAGAGTAATACCACAAACTCTCCAATTTATATGCAAGTAGCTGGTTTAAAAATCACGTATAATTACAATAATCCCGTTGGAGAACGAGTGGTTGATATCAAGGTACGCTGTGCAGATTGTGCCATTCCAGTTTATGAGGATTTCGATTCGCGGAAAATTTATCGCATCGTGGCACCAGATTTTCTAGCTGAAGGAGGAGGTGGTTTCACCATGTTCAGGGATTATGGTTCGGATTGGCA GAAGGAAATGACAGATATCGATGCGCTCTTATCGTTCACCCGTAATACCAGTCCAATATATATCGGAAGAGAGAAACGTATATCGGTATTGGGATAA